A stretch of Deltaproteobacteria bacterium DNA encodes these proteins:
- a CDS encoding cyclic nucleotide-binding domain-containing protein, whose amino-acid sequence MATSLFDSGHQLVAEGNWEFALAVLAEAVRRRPSDHRSRLLAAKCMAELGERERALTILHIGAEGLLQRDYLLSAMAACKQALRINPVEKRIRETLRKVHNRASSAAQGKAWVAPPLPAEAIVDAEDPGDLTGLRGSELSDRAYEVLAAPDTGAQADASARPPLPLFVDLTADAFVELVERMGYREVKEGDAVCNEGDAGESIFVLVAGKAEVLRHEANGDERTLAFLTGGALMGELSVVLGAPRTASVVAVVDTDVFEISREDLNMVAKAHPEVPQAIAEFAQRRLAKNLLATAPLFTGLPDGQRADLFSRFQAKVVAPGDKLLVEGEPSAGLFLVLAGDLLVQKKDAFGGMITLNILREGDVAGEISLLTNLPCTATVAATRKTVVAFLSREAFAKLLVDFPTARGYLQELSQKRLAGIASALLPAEVLDADELVVK is encoded by the coding sequence ATGGCGACCTCGTTGTTCGACAGCGGCCACCAGCTTGTGGCCGAGGGCAACTGGGAGTTCGCGCTGGCGGTGCTGGCCGAGGCGGTGCGGCGTCGCCCGAGCGACCACCGCTCGCGGCTGCTCGCGGCCAAGTGCATGGCCGAGCTCGGCGAGCGCGAGCGCGCGCTCACCATCCTGCACATCGGCGCCGAGGGACTGCTCCAGCGCGACTACCTGCTCTCGGCCATGGCCGCGTGCAAGCAGGCGCTGCGCATCAACCCGGTGGAGAAGCGCATCCGGGAGACGCTGCGGAAGGTGCACAACCGCGCGTCGAGCGCTGCGCAGGGCAAGGCCTGGGTGGCGCCGCCGCTGCCGGCCGAGGCCATCGTCGACGCCGAGGATCCGGGCGACTTGACCGGCCTGCGCGGCAGCGAGCTCTCCGATCGCGCGTACGAGGTCCTGGCCGCGCCCGACACCGGGGCCCAGGCCGACGCGAGCGCGCGCCCGCCGCTGCCGCTCTTCGTGGACCTCACCGCCGACGCCTTCGTGGAGCTCGTGGAGCGCATGGGCTACCGCGAGGTGAAGGAAGGCGACGCCGTCTGCAACGAGGGCGATGCGGGCGAGAGCATCTTCGTGCTCGTGGCCGGCAAGGCCGAGGTGCTCCGGCACGAGGCCAACGGCGACGAGCGCACGCTCGCGTTCCTCACCGGCGGCGCGCTCATGGGTGAGCTCTCGGTGGTGCTCGGTGCGCCGCGCACGGCATCGGTCGTGGCGGTCGTCGACACCGATGTCTTCGAGATTTCGCGCGAGGATCTGAACATGGTGGCCAAGGCGCACCCGGAGGTGCCGCAGGCCATCGCCGAGTTCGCCCAGCGCCGCCTGGCCAAGAACCTGCTCGCCACCGCGCCGCTCTTCACCGGGCTCCCCGACGGCCAGCGCGCGGATCTCTTCTCGCGCTTCCAGGCCAAGGTGGTGGCTCCGGGTGACAAGCTGCTGGTGGAAGGCGAGCCGTCGGCGGGGCTGTTCCTGGTGCTCGCGGGCGACCTGCTGGTGCAGAAGAAGGACGCCTTCGGCGGGATGATCACCCTCAACATCCTCCGCGAGGGCGACGTCGCCGGTGAGATCTCGCTGCTCACGAATCTGCCGTGCACCGCCACGGTGGCCGCCACGCGCAAGACGGTGGTCGCGTTCCTCTCGCGCGAGGCCTTTGCCAAGCTGCTCGTCGACTTTCCCACCGCGCGCGGCTACCTGCAGGAGCTCTCCCAGAAGCGGCTCGCAGGCATCGCCTCGGCGCTCCTGCCGGCTGAGGTCCTCGACGCCGACGAGCTGGTGGTGAAGTAG
- a CDS encoding thioredoxin domain-containing protein, protein MEKTNWIVALVVGALVGFCVGHFTAGPSVTAGGPANAPTMAANNGPNGDMGKTPNDLPANFIKESEFPPGTFAGLSEQQKYSVLKATNEVNCDCGCQNDSVAKCRTHDPNCTTAPAKLTEAINLAKQGLSSAQIEQRMKGGKPAAPTRPSDDPTIVYKVPALDSPVRGNADAKVTIVEFSDFQCPFCSRAEGTVDQVRQAYGNDVRIIYKQNPLPFHPHATPAAKAALAAGEQGKFWEMHDLLFKNQQHLEEADFENYAKQLGLNVDKWKADKESDKVKQTISRDQALAQKLGASGTPAFFINGHKIVGAQPFERFKSMIDEQKAVAEKQLSSGTKASDLYAALIAKGVESPPAAPANAPGAPAGPSVKKVEIANFNPVRGPKTAPVTIVEWSDFQCPFCSRVEPTIKQVTDTYGNKVKFVWRNEPLPFHPHAMPAAKAAMAAGEQGKFWEMHDLLFKNQQHLEEADFENYAKQAGVNLDKWKADKDSPAVATQIGDDQKAAQAVGANGTPTFFINGKEISGAQPFESFKAIIDEQLKKAEELEKKGVKPDDLYAKLIEANMASAGPVAAAAPAPDAPITVEIGDAPSRGPKNAPVTIVEFSDFQCPFCGRGYATLNDVEKQYEGKVRVVFKQNPLPFHPNAMPAAQASLAAAEQGKFWQMYDQLFTHQTALGKDQLPQYAQAAGLDMSKFNADMESGKFKAKVDADLAQGQKAGVSGTPTFVIGTGSGNSITGQKLVGAQPIEQFKAAIDAQLAKEKAPGRNVAKK, encoded by the coding sequence ATGGAGAAGACGAACTGGATTGTCGCGCTCGTGGTGGGCGCCCTGGTTGGGTTCTGTGTCGGCCATTTCACGGCCGGCCCCTCCGTGACCGCTGGCGGTCCGGCGAACGCCCCGACGATGGCCGCCAACAACGGCCCCAACGGCGACATGGGCAAGACCCCCAATGACCTGCCCGCCAACTTCATCAAGGAGAGCGAGTTCCCGCCCGGCACCTTCGCCGGCCTCTCCGAGCAGCAGAAGTACTCGGTGCTCAAGGCCACCAACGAGGTCAACTGCGACTGCGGCTGCCAGAACGACTCCGTGGCCAAGTGCCGCACCCATGACCCGAACTGCACCACCGCGCCGGCCAAGCTGACCGAGGCGATCAACCTCGCCAAGCAGGGCCTCTCGTCGGCGCAGATCGAGCAGCGCATGAAGGGCGGCAAGCCCGCCGCGCCCACGCGCCCCTCGGATGACCCGACCATCGTCTACAAGGTGCCCGCGCTCGACTCGCCGGTTCGCGGCAACGCCGACGCCAAGGTCACCATCGTGGAGTTCAGCGACTTCCAGTGCCCCTTCTGCAGCCGCGCCGAGGGCACCGTGGACCAGGTTCGCCAGGCCTACGGCAACGACGTCCGCATCATCTACAAGCAGAACCCGCTCCCCTTCCACCCGCACGCCACCCCGGCCGCCAAGGCCGCCCTCGCCGCCGGCGAGCAGGGCAAGTTCTGGGAGATGCACGACCTCCTCTTCAAGAACCAGCAGCACCTCGAGGAGGCTGACTTCGAGAACTACGCCAAGCAGCTCGGCCTGAACGTGGACAAGTGGAAGGCCGACAAGGAGAGCGACAAGGTCAAGCAGACCATCTCGCGCGACCAGGCCCTGGCCCAGAAGCTGGGCGCCTCGGGCACCCCGGCGTTCTTCATCAACGGCCACAAGATCGTGGGCGCCCAGCCGTTCGAGCGCTTCAAGTCGATGATCGACGAGCAGAAGGCCGTGGCCGAGAAGCAGCTCTCCAGCGGCACCAAGGCGAGCGACCTGTACGCCGCGCTCATCGCCAAGGGCGTGGAGTCGCCCCCCGCCGCTCCCGCCAACGCCCCCGGCGCGCCGGCTGGTCCGTCGGTGAAGAAGGTGGAGATCGCCAACTTCAACCCGGTTCGCGGCCCCAAGACCGCCCCCGTCACGATTGTGGAGTGGAGCGACTTCCAGTGCCCGTTCTGCAGCCGCGTGGAGCCGACCATCAAGCAGGTCACCGACACCTACGGCAACAAGGTGAAGTTCGTGTGGCGCAATGAGCCGCTGCCCTTCCACCCGCACGCGATGCCCGCCGCCAAGGCCGCCATGGCCGCTGGCGAGCAGGGCAAGTTCTGGGAGATGCACGACCTGCTCTTCAAGAACCAGCAGCACCTCGAGGAGGCCGACTTCGAGAACTACGCCAAGCAGGCCGGCGTGAACCTCGACAAGTGGAAGGCCGACAAGGACTCGCCCGCGGTCGCCACCCAGATCGGCGACGACCAGAAGGCCGCCCAGGCGGTGGGCGCCAACGGCACCCCGACCTTCTTCATCAACGGCAAGGAGATCTCGGGCGCCCAGCCGTTCGAGAGCTTCAAGGCCATCATCGACGAGCAGCTCAAGAAGGCCGAGGAGCTGGAGAAGAAGGGCGTCAAGCCGGACGACCTCTACGCCAAGCTGATCGAGGCGAACATGGCCTCGGCAGGCCCGGTGGCGGCCGCTGCGCCCGCTCCCGACGCGCCCATCACCGTGGAAATCGGTGACGCCCCGTCGCGCGGCCCGAAGAACGCGCCGGTGACCATCGTGGAGTTCAGCGACTTCCAGTGCCCGTTCTGCGGCCGCGGCTACGCCACCCTGAACGACGTGGAGAAGCAGTACGAGGGCAAGGTGCGCGTGGTCTTCAAGCAGAACCCGCTGCCCTTCCACCCGAACGCGATGCCGGCGGCGCAGGCCTCGCTGGCCGCGGCGGAGCAGGGCAAGTTCTGGCAGATGTACGACCAGCTCTTCACCCACCAGACCGCACTGGGCAAGGACCAGCTGCCCCAGTACGCGCAGGCGGCCGGCCTCGACATGTCCAAGTTCAACGCGGACATGGAGAGCGGCAAGTTCAAGGCGAAGGTCGACGCGGACCTGGCGCAGGGCCAGAAGGCGGGCGTCTCGGGCACGCCGACGTTCGTGATTGGCACTGGCTCTGGCAACAGCATCACCGGCCAGAAGCTGGTGGGTGCGCAGCCCATCGAGCAGTTCAAGGCCGCCATCGACGCCCAGCTCGCCAAGGAGAAGGCGCCGGGCCGCAACGTGGCCAAGAAGTAG
- a CDS encoding sulfurtransferase TusA family protein: MTAPGAIAEEILDARGRPCPWPIIEAARVLARLPVGARLVLWGTDPALPADLEAFCSSAGHALESVEDTPEGIVGRLRKGGFSR; encoded by the coding sequence GTGACCGCTCCGGGCGCCATCGCCGAAGAAATCCTCGATGCGCGCGGCCGGCCGTGTCCGTGGCCGATCATCGAAGCCGCCCGTGTGCTCGCGCGGTTACCGGTGGGCGCGAGGCTCGTTCTCTGGGGGACGGATCCCGCGCTCCCGGCGGACCTGGAAGCTTTTTGCAGCTCAGCCGGGCACGCGCTGGAGTCGGTGGAAGACACGCCCGAGGGCATCGTGGGCCGGCTGAGAAAGGGCGGCTTCTCGCGGTGA